GATTGAAAGACCAAGATGCGAAAATAATCCTTCAGGTGCCTCAGAAGGATATACTCCCGGGTGTAGTTTATATTACAAAAAAGAGTTAATGTTAGAAGAAGAGTGGAAGGGCAAAAACTTAATTCTTGAATTTGAGGGAATTATGGGAATCTCTGAGGTTTTTGTAAATGGAAGGCTTGTTGCTAAGCATTTCAATGGCTATACAAGTTTCTTTGTGGACATAACAAAACATGTTAAGTTTGATGATAAGAACACTATTGTTGTGCATGTGGAAAATACTCACAAACCAAGTTCACGGTGGTATGCAGGCTGCGGCATATATCGGCATGTATGGCTTCATGTAGGTGGTAAAGTTTACATAAAACCGTGGCATTTGCATGTTGAAACCAAGGCTATTGAAAATGAAACGGCAATATTAGAAGTTAGAGCGACTGTAGCAAATAGTACAAATGAAAGTGTTCAAGGAGTTATGAAGTTTAGTATCTTTTCTAACGATGGTGAGCTTATAATAAGCAGTAAGGAACAATTTATTCTCAGTAAAAATGAGGAAAAGACAATTAGTAAAATCATAACATTATCACCATTTAAGTATTGGGATATAGAAAATCCTTACCTTTATAAAATCCTTGCAACAATTAAAATAAATGAAGACATTGAAGATAGCAGTTCTGCGTTTTTTGGAATACGGACAATTTCGGTAAGCCCCAAGGAAGGTTTAAAGCTCAACGGTAGGGTTATAAAGCTAAAAGGTGGATGTATCCATCACGACAACGGACCTCTTGGGAGTGCCAGCTATGACAGAGCAGAAGAGAGAAAAGTTGAGCTTTTAAAAGCTTCTGGGTTCAATGCAGTAAGACTTGCCCATAATCCATTTGCACCAGCACTTTTGGATGCCTGTGATAGATTAGGTATGCTTGTAATTGAAGAATTTTTTGATGTCTGGACAGCAGGTAAACTGAGTTTTGATTATCATCTCTTCTTTGACAAGTATTGGGAAGAAGATTTAAGAGCCACCATTATGAGAGATTATAATCATCCCTCTATTATAATGTGGTCTATTGGTAATGAAATTACCTGGGGTGTGGGAATTGATGTAGATGATGAAGAAGGATATTCGAGCATTTATACATGGTGCAAGCGCTTGTCGCAAAAAGTAAAAGAATTGGATTCAACAAGATTGGTCACTGCAGCGTTTTGTGCTATTCCAGCTGATTATGAGAGTTTGCTCACAACAATTGAAGATGGAAATTATGTAATAAGAATGTTAAAACAAGAGGCAGTAGCTGGTAACGACAAATGGGGGAAAGTAACAGAAAAATTCTTTAAGTTTTTAGACGTTGCAGGTTATAACTACAAGATCGATAGATATTCATATGATTTAGAAAAATATCCAAATCGTATCATATGCGGAACGGAGACATATCCATATACTTTATTCAAAAACTGGACTGAAACTGTAAAGAATCCAAATGTTATTGGAGATTTTGTATGGACTGCTATTGACTATTTAGGTGAAGCTGGGATAGGTAGAGTTTGCACAGACGAAAATGAAGCTAAGATGTTTGGTGGGAAATTTCCATGGTTTTATGCAAATTGTGGAGATATTGATATTTGTGGAGATAAACGCCCTCAGTCGTATTACAGGGATGTGGTTTGGGGATTGAGAAAAGAGCCCTATATTGTAGTCCTTCCACCACAACTTTTTGGGAAAAAATTGTACTTTAGACCCTGGGCGTGGGAACCAGTTGAGCGCAGCTATACATTTCCAGGTTATGAGGGAATGCCTATAGCAGTTCATGTTTATGCAGATGCTGATGAGGTAGAAGTATTTGTAAATGGTCGAAGCTTAGGAAGAAAAGTATGTGGAATAAATACCCAATTCAAAGCAGTTTATAACACAGTTTATGAACCAGGTAAAGTTGAAGCTGTGGCATATAAAAATGGCAAAGAAATTGGCAGAGATAAGATAGAAACAACTGACAGGCCAGTTGCTTTAAAACTGCTGCCTGACAGAAATGTCATTTCTTCTTGTGGTGATTTGTGCTATATAAAAATTATTGCAGTAGATAAGAATGAAAGAGAAGTACCATATGCAGATAACACAGTAACTGTAGAAGTTGAAGGTGCAGGTAGGTTTATGGCATTAGGAACGGCTGACACATTGTCAACCGAGCTTTTTGTTAGCTCTCAAAGAAAGCTGTATAAAGGACGTGCACTTGTAGTTGTAAAAAACATTAGAGAGAAAGGAGAGATTAGAGTTAGAGTTTTAGCAGAAGGTCTAAAGAGTGCAGAGGTTGTTATAAAGTGCATATAGGGGGATTTGAGTTTAAGAGAAGGAAATTTTATGATGTTATTTGCCTTTACTTTTTTAAAATATCTTGATAAAATTAAAGTTGAAGTTTCACTGCTACGAAAGCAGGGAAATGTAAAATAAAAACCAAAAACTATAAAAATTAAAGAGTAGCAAAAGTAATAAGAATAAGCCCACGAAGGGTTGAAAAACCTGAAGTGGGCTTTTATTATTTTCTGCAGGCTAATCTTTGAATTTATTAAATTAAATTCAAGTTTAAAGGAGGTTGATTGAATTTGCATATTCCAGACGGTTATTTAAGTCCTCAGACGTGTGCAACATTTTATGCGGTATCAGCAGCTGCAGTAGGTTATGCTTTTAACAAATTTAGAAAACAGGCAGATGAAAAGACCTACATTCAGTTATCTGTTGCATCAGCTTTTACATTTATAGTCATGATGTTTAACTTTCCTGTTGTCGGTGGAAGCTCTGCTCACATAACCGGAATACCGCTTATAACATTTTTGTTTGGACCAATGGCTTCAACAGTTGCCTCAAGTGTTGTTTTGATTATTCAAGCACTACTTTTTAGAGACGGTGGAATTTTGGCGCTTGGGACAAATATATTTAACATGGCAGTGGCAATACCTTTAACTGCGGTTCTTATAAGCAAACTTTTGGAAAAATTAGGTCTCAAAAATGAAAAGGTTCGGATATTTATATCGTCTTATTTCTCAATAAACTTTGCAGCACTTTTGACAGCCTTTGAGCTTGGACTTCAACCGCTTTTATTTACAAAAGCAGGGAAGCCTTTGTATTTCATGTATGATTTAAAGACCACCATTCCTGCAATGATGATACCCCACATTTTGGTTGTAGCGGTAGTTGAGGCAGTACTGACAGTTTTACTCTATTCACCCTTAAAAAATTTTGCTACAATTAAAGCTGAAGAAAAAAGAGGTGAATAAGTTAAAATGAAAGAAAAAAATTATAAAAGCAGTATAAAAAGAATTTTTATAGTCCTCTTGACGCTTGCTTTTCTGACCCCCATTGGGCTTTTGACTCAAAACCCTACTTTTGGAGAGTGGAGTCAAGAAGAGATAAAAAAGATGCTTGGGTTTGTGCCAGAAGGAATAAAAAAGTATGCTGATATATACAAATTTGATTTGTTTGACGGTTACACAGTAAAGTTTATTAACAATGATTATATAGGATATATCTTGTCCGCAATAATTGGAATTGTAGTTATATTTGCACTATTTTATATCTTGAAATTCGTAATGGCTGAAAGGAAGTAGTTATAAAGTGTTACCAGAGTTTTTAAAGAGCGAAGATACCTTTGCAATAGATGTTGAAAAAGAAAGCTATGTACAAAAATCCATTTCTGAGTATTTAAAGCTTTCGCAGTGGTTCTTTAAAACAAATAAAAGTGCTTTTTCAAAAATTGATGAATGGGCAAAACTTATATTTTTGATTTGGTTTAGTTTTTTAGTTGCTACATCACAAAGTTTATATTTTATAGCATTGTCATTTGCACTAATTATTATTATTGCTCTTATTTCAAAAGCAGATTTAAAAGCATTGTTAATTTCTTCATGGGCTTTTGTCCCGCTTTTGACGTTTGTAATAGGTATTCCTTACGCGGTGTTGACTAAAAATTTCATTCCCACCGTCTTACAGAGCTTAAAAGTGGGTATTATAATTATGATAGGTGAGGTTATAATCTACAACTCAAAAATCGATAGGCTTTTTAAGCCTTTTTCTTTTTTTAAGGGATTGAGAGAATTTACATGGTTTGTGGAACTTACCTTGAGAAATATTTTTATTCTCATTACAACAATCACCCAGATTCTATTTGCAAAAAAGACAAGGACAGTAGGTAAGACTGCCAACAAGATAGTGTTTGTAGGACAAATGCTCAAGGTTATAATGGTAAAGAGTATGTATGTCTCAGAAAATACACTTATTGCAATGAAAACACGAGGATATAGTTCTAAAAATAAAAGTGTTTCTACAACATATAAATTCAAAATGGGAATAGGTGAAATTCTCACGCTTTTAATGGCATCAATATTAGCAATTTTGGAGAGGATATTGATATGAACGTTTATTCGGCAAAGAATTTGACCTATAAAATTAACAATAAAATTATTCTTGATAACCTAAATTTTGAAATAAAAAAAGGAAAGTCATACGCACTCATTGGCTGCAACGGCAGTGGCAAGACCACGCTTATGAAGATTCTTGCAGGGGTAGAACTTAACTTTGAAGGTGAACTTTATTTTTTTGACAAAAAGCTTGACAAATCCAGTTTTGAAAAGCTGTTCAAAGAAGGATTTTACAAGAAGGTTGGCTATTTGTTTCAAGATACTGACCTACAGCTTTTTAATCTTAATGTGTTTGATGAGATTGCATTTGGACCAAGGCAGTACATAGCCGATGAGAAAGAAATAGAAAAAAGGGTTTTGGAGATTGCAAAGCTTTTGGGTATTGAGAATTTATTACAAAGTGATATACTTGTTTTAAGCGGGGGTGAAAAGAAAAAGGTAGCGATTGCATCAATCCTTGTAAACAATCCAGATATTCTTATTTTAGATGAGCCAACAAACGACCTTGATCCCAAAAGTATAAGATTCATTGCAAAAGTTTTGAGCGAGCTGAAAAATGCGGGAAAGACAATTATTCTCTCAACTCATCATTTTGACGTGCTTTTGCTGCTTGCTGATTTTACAATTGTTATGTCTTCTGACCACAAGATTTTAAAAATTGGCAAGACAGAGGAAATATTGAAAGACAAAGATCTTTTAGTAGAAGCAAACGTGATAGATGAGGAATTTGAAATTTTTAAAAAATTTTTTTAAAGGAAGTGAGACAGGTCCATGAGAATTAACAGACTTGAAGATGTTGAAAAGCTCAAAGTGAATACAGGCAGACTTTTTTTCTCTGCACAGCATGATGAAATAAAGATGGGATTAACTACCGACATTTATTTTATAAAAACACTTGAGGTATTAAGGTATCTCAAAAGAGAAGATGCAGTTGTGAAGGCTGAGATTTTTGCAAGGAGAGATGGGGTTTTTTGTGGCCTGCCCGAGGTTTTAAATCTTTTAAAAGATGTAGATTGTAAAGTGTACTCCTTAGAAGAGGGAGAGAGCTTTTCAGCAAAAGAGGTTGTGATGAGAATTGAGGGCAAGTACACAGAGTTTGGCATATTTGAAACACCAATTCTTGGCATTCTTGCAAGCTCATCTGCGTGGGCAACAGCTGCGCATGAGTGCAAACAGGCAGCAGGTGACAAGCCAATTTTGTGCTTTGGTGCACGCCACATCCATCCTTCAGTTGCGCCTGTGATGGAAAGGGCTGCAAAAGTGGGTGGCGCTGATGGGGTAAGCTGCATATTGGCAGCCAAAATATTGGGAATTTCTCCATCGGGAACAATTCCACATGCTGCAATACTGATTGCCGGGTCAACAGAAGATGTTGCAGTAGCCTATGATAAGGTGATTCCAGAAGACTCACCTCGCATCATACTTGTTGACACGTTCAAGGACGAAGCACAAGAGGCACTGGATGTTGCAAGGATATTGAAAGAAAGGCTACAAGGCATCAGGCTTGACACACCGGGTGAAAGAGGTGGGGTTACCCCTGAGCTTGTGTATGAGGTGAGAAGAAGGCTTGATTTGGAGGGTTTTTCACATGTGAAGATATTTGTCTCAGGCGGACTTTACCCTGAGAAGATAAAAGCTTTATCTGAAGCAGGAGCTGATGCTTTTGGTGTTGGAAGCTATATTTCTGGTGCACCTCCAATTGACATGACGATGGATATAAAAGAGGTTGACGGCAAACCTGTTGCAAAAAGAGGAAGAATTCCTGGAGTGACAGAAAATAAGAGGCTAAAGAGGGTAAAGTGATTTCTGGGTATGCCAAATTCAAAGTGATATAGATTGGGAATTTTCACAGATTGAATTGATTGAGAAATAATTTAGTAATTGGTAAAATAGATAACAAAGAATAAAATGACTATAGTATAATATTTATTGTGTCAATAAAGTTTAATCGGAGGGGTTGATTTGGCTGGTGACAAAATAACCTTAAGACAGCTTGAAACCCATCTTTTCAAGGCAGCTGATATACTCAGAGGTAAGATGGATGCCTCTGAGTATAAAGAATATATTTTTGGTATGCTTTTTCTAAAATACACCTCAGATGTTTTTGAAGAAAAAAGGCAGGAGTTGAAAGACAGATTTATAGCTATGGGATTTTCTGAAAAACAAATACGTGAACTATTAGAAGATCCAAGCTCTTATGGTGATGCCTTTTTTGTCCCTGAAAAGGCAAGATGGGAAAATATTTTGAAATTAAAAGAAGATGTTGGGAATCAGCTAAATAAAGCTCTGAGCGCTTTAGAGGAAGCAAATTCAGAGCTTGATGGAGTTTTGAAACACATAGATTTTAACGCAGTAAAGGGAAAAACCCGACTCAAAGATCAGCAACTTATTGACCTTATTAACCATTTCAACAAGTATAAACTAACACCTTCAAACTTTGAATTTCCTGATCTGCTTGGTGCTGCTTATGAGTATTTGCTAAAGGAATTTGCCGATTCAGCTGGTAAAAAAGGAGGAGAATTTTACACACCATCACATGTTAAAAAATTGATGGTAAGGTTAGTTAAGCCCCGTGAGGGCATGTCAATTTACGACCCAACTGTGGGCTCTGGTGGTTTCTTGATTGAGGCATTCCACTACGTTGAGGAACAAGGACAAAACCCAAGAAACTTAGCACTTTATGG
This Caldicellulosiruptor changbaiensis DNA region includes the following protein-coding sequences:
- a CDS encoding energy-coupling factor ABC transporter ATP-binding protein: MNVYSAKNLTYKINNKIILDNLNFEIKKGKSYALIGCNGSGKTTLMKILAGVELNFEGELYFFDKKLDKSSFEKLFKEGFYKKVGYLFQDTDLQLFNLNVFDEIAFGPRQYIADEKEIEKRVLEIAKLLGIENLLQSDILVLSGGEKKKVAIASILVNNPDILILDEPTNDLDPKSIRFIAKVLSELKNAGKTIILSTHHFDVLLLLADFTIVMSSDHKILKIGKTEEILKDKDLLVEANVIDEEFEIFKKFF
- a CDS encoding energy-coupling factor ABC transporter permease, translated to MNLHIPDGYLSPQTCATFYAVSAAAVGYAFNKFRKQADEKTYIQLSVASAFTFIVMMFNFPVVGGSSAHITGIPLITFLFGPMASTVASSVVLIIQALLFRDGGILALGTNIFNMAVAIPLTAVLISKLLEKLGLKNEKVRIFISSYFSINFAALLTAFELGLQPLLFTKAGKPLYFMYDLKTTIPAMMIPHILVVAVVEAVLTVLLYSPLKNFATIKAEEKRGE
- a CDS encoding nicotinate phosphoribosyltransferase, with product MRINRLEDVEKLKVNTGRLFFSAQHDEIKMGLTTDIYFIKTLEVLRYLKREDAVVKAEIFARRDGVFCGLPEVLNLLKDVDCKVYSLEEGESFSAKEVVMRIEGKYTEFGIFETPILGILASSSAWATAAHECKQAAGDKPILCFGARHIHPSVAPVMERAAKVGGADGVSCILAAKILGISPSGTIPHAAILIAGSTEDVAVAYDKVIPEDSPRIILVDTFKDEAQEALDVARILKERLQGIRLDTPGERGGVTPELVYEVRRRLDLEGFSHVKIFVSGGLYPEKIKALSEAGADAFGVGSYISGAPPIDMTMDIKEVDGKPVAKRGRIPGVTENKRLKRVK
- a CDS encoding glycoside hydrolase family 2 TIM barrel-domain containing protein, which produces MKKVNIDKSWEYAESSLYSVLNVANLECEWKPVDLPHDAVIERPRCENNPSGASEGYTPGCSLYYKKELMLEEEWKGKNLILEFEGIMGISEVFVNGRLVAKHFNGYTSFFVDITKHVKFDDKNTIVVHVENTHKPSSRWYAGCGIYRHVWLHVGGKVYIKPWHLHVETKAIENETAILEVRATVANSTNESVQGVMKFSIFSNDGELIISSKEQFILSKNEEKTISKIITLSPFKYWDIENPYLYKILATIKINEDIEDSSSAFFGIRTISVSPKEGLKLNGRVIKLKGGCIHHDNGPLGSASYDRAEERKVELLKASGFNAVRLAHNPFAPALLDACDRLGMLVIEEFFDVWTAGKLSFDYHLFFDKYWEEDLRATIMRDYNHPSIIMWSIGNEITWGVGIDVDDEEGYSSIYTWCKRLSQKVKELDSTRLVTAAFCAIPADYESLLTTIEDGNYVIRMLKQEAVAGNDKWGKVTEKFFKFLDVAGYNYKIDRYSYDLEKYPNRIICGTETYPYTLFKNWTETVKNPNVIGDFVWTAIDYLGEAGIGRVCTDENEAKMFGGKFPWFYANCGDIDICGDKRPQSYYRDVVWGLRKEPYIVVLPPQLFGKKLYFRPWAWEPVERSYTFPGYEGMPIAVHVYADADEVEVFVNGRSLGRKVCGINTQFKAVYNTVYEPGKVEAVAYKNGKEIGRDKIETTDRPVALKLLPDRNVISSCGDLCYIKIIAVDKNEREVPYADNTVTVEVEGAGRFMALGTADTLSTELFVSSQRKLYKGRALVVVKNIREKGEIRVRVLAEGLKSAEVVIKCI
- a CDS encoding CbiQ family ECF transporter T component, with product MLPEFLKSEDTFAIDVEKESYVQKSISEYLKLSQWFFKTNKSAFSKIDEWAKLIFLIWFSFLVATSQSLYFIALSFALIIIIALISKADLKALLISSWAFVPLLTFVIGIPYAVLTKNFIPTVLQSLKVGIIIMIGEVIIYNSKIDRLFKPFSFFKGLREFTWFVELTLRNIFILITTITQILFAKKTRTVGKTANKIVFVGQMLKVIMVKSMYVSENTLIAMKTRGYSSKNKSVSTTYKFKMGIGEILTLLMASILAILERILI
- a CDS encoding PDGLE domain-containing protein, which codes for MKEKNYKSSIKRIFIVLLTLAFLTPIGLLTQNPTFGEWSQEEIKKMLGFVPEGIKKYADIYKFDLFDGYTVKFINNDYIGYILSAIIGIVVIFALFYILKFVMAERK